Proteins encoded within one genomic window of Candidatus Poribacteria bacterium:
- the rsmI gene encoding 16S rRNA (cytidine(1402)-2'-O)-methyltransferase has product MQDTPVGTLYLVSTPIGNLEDITLRALRILKEVNLIAAEDTRQTRRLLTHYDIQTPLTSYFEGNAQSKSNKLIERLQTGETIALVSDAGTPIISDPGYPLLRGCIAAEIPIVPIPGASAVVAAASVSGLPLHNFTFEGFLSPKSGKRKRQLSVFADEERTLILFESPHRLRRFLEDVLEVLGERDIVVTRELTKRFEEIFRGNVSEALEKFRSTEPRGEFTIVIAGKRRSDNN; this is encoded by the coding sequence ATGCAAGACACACCAGTCGGCACCCTCTACCTCGTCAGCACCCCCATCGGGAACTTAGAAGACATTACTCTCCGTGCACTCCGTATCCTCAAAGAGGTAAATCTCATCGCTGCCGAGGACACCCGCCAGACCCGTCGCCTCCTAACACATTACGACATCCAAACACCACTGACAAGTTACTTTGAAGGCAATGCGCAATCGAAGTCTAATAAACTGATTGAACGTCTACAAACAGGCGAGACGATTGCGCTTGTTTCAGATGCTGGCACCCCTATCATCTCAGACCCAGGGTATCCACTCTTGCGTGGGTGTATCGCCGCAGAAATCCCGATTGTTCCGATTCCAGGGGCATCGGCAGTCGTCGCGGCGGCATCCGTTTCGGGTTTACCGCTCCACAACTTCACCTTTGAAGGCTTTCTCTCTCCAAAATCAGGAAAAAGGAAACGCCAATTAAGTGTATTCGCTGATGAAGAAAGAACGTTAATCCTTTTTGAATCCCCGCATCGGCTGCGCCGTTTTCTTGAAGATGTTCTTGAAGTACTCGGCGAACGCGACATCGTCGTAACCCGCGAATTAACAAAACGGTTTGAAGAGATATTCCGCGGGAATGTCAGTGAAGCCCTTGAGAAATTCCGTAGCACCGAACCGCGGGGAGAATTTACAATCGTTATTGCCGGTAAAAGGAGGTCAGATAACAACTGA
- a CDS encoding 3-hydroxyacyl-CoA dehydrogenase family protein encodes MQIAVIGAGLMGHGIAQEFASAGYQVHLHDVTEAQLETARIQIEKNLNVLAENAIIERESIRTTLERIQTDTALEAVAKDADFVVEAVIENLPLKQQVFEKLDVICPPHAILASNTTALMPSQIGVNAKRKDKILNTHYFNPPYLIPLVELIRSPETSDETVNVTFELLTTIGKTPAIIEKEVPGFVGPRLQAALIREAFAIVEQGIASAETVDLVVRNSFGRRLSVAGPFAVFELAGWDLVLAAFEELYKDLNSSSDINPLLREMVASGKLGVKSGEGFYEWQADSVQTIQAQMNGALIKQLKSDKNGA; translated from the coding sequence ATGCAAATAGCAGTTATTGGTGCAGGACTTATGGGACACGGCATCGCGCAAGAGTTTGCAAGTGCAGGCTATCAGGTACATTTGCACGATGTCACCGAGGCACAACTCGAAACGGCACGCATTCAGATTGAGAAAAATCTCAACGTGCTTGCAGAGAATGCCATTATTGAACGGGAAAGCATCCGGACAACGTTGGAGCGAATTCAGACCGACACAGCACTTGAAGCCGTCGCAAAAGACGCTGACTTTGTTGTGGAAGCCGTCATTGAGAACTTACCGCTAAAACAGCAGGTGTTTGAGAAATTAGACGTAATCTGCCCGCCGCATGCAATTCTGGCAAGCAATACCACCGCACTCATGCCGAGCCAAATTGGTGTGAACGCTAAGCGCAAGGACAAGATACTCAACACGCACTATTTTAATCCGCCCTACTTGATTCCGTTGGTCGAACTCATCCGCAGCCCCGAAACCTCTGATGAAACGGTTAACGTAACGTTTGAACTCCTGACGACTATCGGCAAAACGCCTGCGATCATTGAAAAAGAGGTCCCTGGTTTCGTTGGACCGCGGTTGCAAGCTGCGCTGATTCGGGAAGCGTTCGCTATCGTGGAGCAAGGTATCGCCAGTGCAGAAACCGTCGATCTCGTTGTGCGGAACAGTTTCGGACGGCGGCTCAGTGTCGCCGGTCCTTTTGCGGTCTTTGAACTCGCAGGATGGGACTTGGTACTTGCTGCCTTTGAAGAACTTTACAAAGACCTCAACAGCTCATCTGACATCAATCCGCTCCTCCGAGAAATGGTTGCGTCCGGCAAACTTGGCGTGAAATCGGGAGAAGGTTTCTATGAATGGCAAGCAGATAGCGTTCAGACGATCCAAGCACAGATGAACGGTGCCTTGATAAAACAACTGAAAAGCGACAAAAACGGCGCGTGA
- a CDS encoding TVP38/TMEM64 family protein, producing the protein MNYTKLRSVSKITFLSVILGLSVLVLSHAALRESVTDIVAKFQNVETLRDYIAGYGALAPLVSALLMVLQSVIAPLPAFLITFANGLLFGVWWGAALSWSSAMLGAALCFFIARALGRPVVVKLLSESAMNTSDRFFQRYGQHTVLIARLVPVISFDVISYGSGLTSMRFVWFAVATGIGQLPATLLYSYLGDRVSGSIKALFWAFGIVIAVSIIIWLVKTKTSHHKHVL; encoded by the coding sequence GTGAATTATACAAAGCTTCGATCTGTCAGTAAAATTACGTTCCTATCGGTGATACTTGGACTGAGCGTACTGGTTTTGAGTCATGCCGCGCTTCGTGAGTCAGTAACCGACATCGTCGCCAAGTTTCAGAATGTGGAGACGCTTCGGGATTATATCGCTGGATACGGTGCGCTTGCGCCACTTGTCTCTGCACTCCTGATGGTGCTGCAGAGCGTTATCGCGCCGCTGCCTGCTTTTTTAATTACCTTCGCAAACGGCTTGCTGTTCGGGGTCTGGTGGGGTGCGGCGTTGTCATGGAGCAGTGCGATGCTCGGTGCAGCCCTCTGTTTTTTTATCGCACGCGCTCTCGGCCGACCCGTCGTTGTTAAACTCTTAAGTGAATCCGCTATGAATACGTCTGACAGATTCTTTCAACGCTACGGTCAACACACAGTGCTCATCGCACGTTTGGTCCCTGTTATTTCCTTTGACGTTATCAGTTACGGCTCAGGACTCACCAGCATGCGGTTTGTATGGTTTGCAGTTGCCACCGGTATCGGACAACTGCCAGCGACGCTGCTCTATTCTTACCTCGGCGACCGGGTGTCAGGGAGTATCAAAGCCCTGTTCTGGGCGTTCGGAATCGTCATAGCAGTTTCAATTATAATCTGGCTGGTGAAAACCAAAACATCTCACCATAAACATGTTTTATGA
- a CDS encoding L,D-transpeptidase family protein, with the protein MKQYPICQTSGNLGPKRREGDLQIPEGFYYIDRFNPKSNFYLSLGLNYPNRSDRILGRKGRLGGDIFIHGGCVTIGCIPITDEYIKEIYWLAVQTKSNGHLKIPVHIFPTKLDDYTMARLKSTFPNDNTLINFWENLQIGYNWFERNRKLPTISINQHGEYQFSDASEE; encoded by the coding sequence GTGAAACAATACCCTATCTGCCAGACATCAGGCAATTTGGGTCCCAAAAGACGCGAAGGCGATTTGCAAATCCCGGAGGGCTTTTATTATATTGACAGATTTAACCCCAAGAGCAACTTCTATCTATCGTTAGGACTTAACTATCCGAACCGCTCGGATAGGATTTTGGGCAGAAAAGGTAGGCTCGGAGGCGATATATTTATACACGGCGGATGCGTCACGATCGGCTGCATTCCAATCACTGATGAATATATCAAGGAGATCTATTGGCTGGCGGTGCAAACGAAATCAAATGGACATTTAAAAATCCCTGTGCATATTTTTCCAACAAAATTGGACGATTACACAATGGCACGCTTAAAAAGCACTTTTCCGAATGATAACACCTTGATAAATTTTTGGGAAAACCTACAAATCGGGTATAATTGGTTTGAACGGAACCGGAAACTGCCGACAATCTCAATAAATCAACACGGTGAATACCAGTTTTCGGATGCTTCAGAAGAATAA